One stretch of Streptomyces sp. MMBL 11-1 DNA includes these proteins:
- a CDS encoding serine hydrolase domain-containing protein translates to MTTTSLHALLDTHIAEGSMPGAVALVSRGGRTEVVSAGTAGLAGSAPMRRDSLFRLASITKPIVAAAAMTLVEDGLIAPADPVAAWLPELAAPLVVRTPQSPVDDVVSAVRPITLLDLLTFRAGYGFPSDFSLPAVVPLFAELKQGPPQPQAVLAPDAWMAALSRIPLLHQPGDGWLYNTCSDILGVLIARVADRPLPAFLAERLFEPLGMTDTGFAVEPAALDRFTGYYRAGADGGSGPVLVDAPDGQWSSPPAFPSGAGGLVSTVDDWAAFGRMLLAGGLDDDGRRVLAAESVRQMITDHLTPEQRAASNLFTEGQGWGFGGAVDIEIAAPWNVLGRYGWVGGTGTTAHVIPSTGTVAVLLTQMELTGPAAPRVMRDFWTYAAGF, encoded by the coding sequence ATGACCACCACCTCCCTGCACGCACTGCTGGACACCCACATCGCCGAGGGGTCGATGCCGGGCGCGGTGGCCCTGGTCTCCCGGGGCGGGCGGACCGAGGTGGTGTCGGCCGGTACGGCCGGCCTCGCCGGCTCCGCGCCGATGCGGCGGGACTCGCTCTTCCGTCTCGCCTCGATCACCAAGCCGATCGTGGCGGCGGCCGCCATGACGCTCGTCGAGGACGGCCTGATCGCCCCCGCCGACCCGGTCGCGGCATGGCTGCCCGAGCTGGCCGCGCCGCTGGTCGTACGGACCCCGCAGAGCCCGGTCGACGACGTGGTGTCGGCGGTCCGCCCGATCACCCTGCTGGACCTGCTGACCTTCCGGGCCGGATACGGCTTCCCGTCCGACTTCTCGCTCCCCGCCGTCGTCCCCCTGTTCGCCGAACTGAAACAGGGTCCGCCGCAGCCGCAGGCCGTCCTCGCGCCGGACGCCTGGATGGCCGCGCTGTCCCGCATCCCGTTGCTGCACCAGCCGGGCGACGGCTGGCTCTACAACACGTGCTCCGACATCCTCGGCGTCCTCATCGCCCGGGTCGCCGACCGCCCGCTGCCCGCGTTTCTGGCGGAGCGGCTGTTCGAGCCCCTGGGCATGACGGACACCGGGTTCGCCGTGGAGCCCGCCGCGCTGGACCGGTTCACCGGCTACTACCGGGCCGGGGCCGACGGCGGAAGCGGCCCGGTGCTGGTGGACGCCCCGGACGGGCAGTGGAGCAGCCCGCCGGCCTTCCCGTCCGGCGCGGGCGGCCTGGTCTCGACCGTCGACGACTGGGCCGCCTTCGGCCGGATGCTGCTCGCCGGGGGCCTGGACGACGACGGCCGCCGGGTGCTGGCCGCCGAGTCGGTCCGCCAGATGATCACCGACCACCTCACCCCGGAGCAGCGCGCCGCGAGCAACCTGTTCACGGAGGGGCAGGGCTGGGGGTTCGGCGGTGCGGTGGACATCGAGATCGCGGCCCCCTGGAACGTCCTCGGCCGCTACGGCTGGGTCGGCGGCACCGGCACCACGGCGCAC
- a CDS encoding endonuclease/exonuclease/phosphatase family protein: MSLRHRSSRIPQLLLTASLLGALITPPAAAVTTARPSSGEGLPLRVATYNIHAGAGVDGVFDLDRQTAELRSLDADLIGLQEVDRHWGDRSEWRDLAGELARRLRMHVSFAPIYSLDPAQPGGPRAEYGVAVLSRYRITSAENHEITRLSTQDPNPTPAPAPGFGEVVVRVRGLPVHVYVTHLDYRPDPAVRVAQVADTRRIMAEDRGPRILLGDLNAEPAAPELAPLWRELTDADPAAPTFPAQDPVKRIDYVAVSKGGPGAGITVRNAWVPESLASDHRPVVADLLVRKGSGR; the protein is encoded by the coding sequence ATGTCGCTGCGTCACCGCTCCTCTCGCATCCCTCAACTCCTGCTCACCGCATCCCTCTTGGGTGCACTCATCACGCCGCCCGCCGCCGCCGTCACCACGGCCCGCCCCTCTTCCGGCGAGGGTCTGCCCCTGCGGGTCGCCACGTACAACATCCATGCCGGGGCGGGCGTGGACGGCGTCTTCGACCTGGACCGCCAGACGGCCGAACTACGGTCGCTCGACGCGGATCTGATCGGTCTTCAGGAGGTCGACCGGCACTGGGGCGACCGCAGCGAGTGGCGGGACCTCGCGGGAGAACTGGCGCGGCGGCTGCGCATGCACGTCTCCTTCGCGCCGATCTACAGCCTGGACCCGGCCCAACCGGGCGGCCCCCGGGCGGAGTACGGGGTGGCCGTGCTGTCGCGGTACCGGATCACGAGCGCCGAGAACCACGAGATCACCCGCCTCTCCACCCAGGACCCGAACCCCACCCCCGCTCCCGCCCCGGGGTTCGGCGAGGTCGTCGTACGGGTGCGAGGGCTGCCCGTACACGTGTACGTGACCCACCTCGACTACCGTCCGGACCCCGCCGTCCGCGTCGCCCAGGTCGCCGACACCCGGCGGATCATGGCCGAGGACCGGGGCCCGCGGATCCTGCTCGGCGACCTCAACGCGGAGCCCGCCGCCCCCGAACTGGCCCCGCTGTGGCGGGAGCTGACGGACGCGGACCCGGCGGCGCCCACCTTCCCGGCGCAGGACCCGGTCAAGCGGATCGACTACGTGGCGGTGTCGAAGGGCGGGCCCGGCGCCGGGATCACGGTGCGGAACGCGTGGGTACCGGAGAGTCTCGCCTCCGACCACCGGCCGGTGGTGGCGGACCTGCTGGTACGGAAAGGAAGCGGCCGATGA
- a CDS encoding MFS transporter, translating to MTAPAAQRPDLAPQGHPQRWLILGVICLAQLTVLLDNTVLNVAIPSLTTELNASTADVQWMINAYSLVQSGLLLTAGSSADRYGRKKMLTVGLALFGVGSLAAGLSQSSGQLIAARAGMGVGGALLLTTTLAVVVQIFDDAERVKAIGIWSTVSSLGFAAGPLFGGFVLDHFWWGAIFLINIPVALIALAAVVRLVPESKNGQGERPDLLGALLSTIGMTAVVFAIISGPEHGWTSGRVLLTAALGVVVMAGFVLWELRVPNPMLDMHFFRNQKFIGAVAGAILVAFGMGGSLFLLTQHLQLVLGYGPLEAGLRTAPMALTVVALNLTGLGARLVGKMGTPVVIAAGMSCLSAGLAAIALLGRGGYGGMLFGLVVMGAGIALAMPAMANAIMSAIPPEKAGVGAGVNGMLAEFGNGLGVAVLGAVMNARFAALVPAAVGAASLPAALATADGPAAREQIKDAFASGLEVSQLVGAVAVLAGGLLAALLLRRAERAETAAAGR from the coding sequence ATGACGGCGCCCGCCGCACAGCGACCAGACCTCGCCCCCCAGGGGCATCCGCAGCGCTGGCTGATCCTCGGTGTCATCTGCCTGGCCCAGCTCACCGTGCTGCTCGACAACACCGTCCTGAACGTCGCGATCCCCTCCCTCACCACGGAGTTGAACGCCTCCACCGCGGACGTGCAGTGGATGATCAACGCCTACTCGCTCGTCCAGTCCGGTCTGCTGCTCACCGCGGGCAGCTCCGCCGACCGCTACGGGCGCAAGAAGATGCTGACCGTGGGCCTCGCCCTGTTCGGTGTCGGCTCGCTCGCGGCCGGGCTCTCCCAGTCCTCGGGCCAGCTCATCGCGGCCCGCGCCGGGATGGGCGTCGGGGGCGCGTTGCTGCTCACCACCACGCTCGCCGTCGTGGTCCAGATCTTCGACGACGCCGAGCGGGTCAAGGCGATCGGGATCTGGTCGACCGTCAGCTCCCTCGGCTTCGCGGCGGGTCCGCTGTTCGGCGGGTTCGTCCTCGACCACTTCTGGTGGGGCGCGATCTTCCTCATCAACATCCCGGTCGCCCTGATCGCCCTGGCCGCCGTCGTCAGGCTCGTACCGGAGTCGAAGAACGGGCAGGGGGAGCGGCCGGACCTGCTGGGCGCGCTGCTCTCCACGATCGGCATGACGGCCGTCGTCTTCGCGATCATCTCCGGGCCCGAGCACGGCTGGACGTCCGGCCGGGTGCTGCTGACGGCGGCTCTCGGGGTCGTGGTGATGGCCGGATTCGTCCTGTGGGAGCTCCGCGTCCCGAACCCGATGCTCGACATGCACTTCTTCCGGAACCAGAAGTTCATCGGCGCCGTGGCGGGCGCGATCCTGGTCGCCTTCGGCATGGGCGGTTCGCTCTTCCTGCTCACCCAGCACCTGCAGCTGGTGCTCGGTTACGGGCCGTTGGAGGCCGGGCTGCGTACGGCCCCGATGGCCCTCACCGTGGTCGCTCTCAACCTGACCGGCCTGGGCGCCCGCCTCGTGGGGAAGATGGGGACGCCGGTCGTCATCGCGGCGGGGATGAGCTGTCTGTCGGCCGGGCTCGCCGCGATCGCGCTGCTCGGGCGGGGCGGATACGGCGGCATGCTGTTCGGCCTGGTCGTGATGGGTGCGGGGATCGCCCTCGCGATGCCCGCGATGGCCAACGCCATCATGAGCGCGATCCCGCCGGAGAAGGCGGGTGTGGGCGCGGGGGTGAACGGCATGCTCGCGGAGTTCGGCAACGGGCTCGGGGTCGCGGTGCTCGGCGCCGTGATGAACGCCCGGTTCGCCGCTCTCGTACCGGCCGCCGTCGGCGCCGCCTCACTTCCCGCGGCCCTGGCCACCGCCGACGGGCCCGCCGCCCGGGAGCAGATCAAGGACGCCTTCGCCTCGGGCCTGGAGGTCAGCCAACTGGTGGGCGCGGTCGCGGTGCTGGCGGGCGGGCTGCTGGCCGCGCTCCTGCTGCGCCGGGCCGAGCGGGCGGAGACGGCGGCGGCCGGGCGGTGA
- a CDS encoding TetR/AcrR family transcriptional regulator C-terminal domain-containing protein → MVSESDRGPEPEPDRESVPGRGPVPDGGSVPGRESESEPEPGADRADSAARTSVWLGRRAPARSRRSESPAGLDRNRITEASVRLLDADGLAKFSMRRLAAELDVTAMSLYWYVETKDDLLELALDSVYAEIAPPREDADWRDRLRELARSYRELLVRHIWISPLAGTFLNIGPNSMLFSYAVQDVVRATGLPLERQTGALSAVFQFVYGFGTVEGHFKARCDATGLTQDEYHQQAMGRIRAQPHMRQITEASDELMAARGGKTVEEMRERDFVFALDLLIAGIEAVRDRTGTPAQ, encoded by the coding sequence ATGGTGTCCGAGTCCGATCGCGGGCCCGAGCCCGAGCCCGATCGCGAGTCCGTGCCCGGCCGTGGACCCGTGCCCGATGGTGGGTCTGTGCCCGGCCGCGAGTCCGAGTCCGAGCCGGAGCCCGGGGCCGACCGCGCGGACAGTGCCGCGCGGACCAGCGTGTGGCTGGGCCGCCGGGCCCCCGCGCGCTCCCGCAGGTCCGAGTCCCCGGCGGGCCTGGACCGCAACCGGATCACCGAGGCGTCGGTGCGGCTGCTGGACGCCGACGGCCTCGCCAAGTTCTCGATGCGGCGGCTCGCCGCCGAGCTGGACGTCACCGCGATGTCCCTCTACTGGTACGTCGAGACCAAGGACGACCTCCTGGAACTGGCGCTCGACTCGGTCTACGCCGAGATCGCACCGCCCCGCGAGGACGCCGACTGGCGGGACCGGCTGCGGGAGCTGGCCCGCAGCTACCGCGAGCTGCTCGTCCGCCACATCTGGATCTCCCCGCTGGCCGGGACCTTCCTCAACATCGGCCCGAACTCCATGCTGTTCTCGTACGCCGTCCAGGATGTCGTCCGGGCCACCGGACTGCCCCTGGAACGGCAGACGGGCGCGCTCTCGGCGGTCTTCCAGTTCGTTTACGGGTTCGGCACCGTCGAGGGCCACTTCAAGGCGCGGTGCGACGCGACCGGGCTGACCCAGGACGAGTACCACCAGCAGGCGATGGGCAGGATCAGGGCGCAGCCGCACATGCGGCAGATCACCGAGGCGTCGGACGAACTGATGGCGGCCCGGGGTGGGAAGACGGTCGAGGAGATGCGCGAACGGGACTTCGTCTTCGCCCTGGACCTGCTGATCGCGGGGATCGAGGCGGTGCGCGACCGGACGGGTACGCCCGCCCAGTAG
- a CDS encoding NAD(P)-dependent oxidoreductase: protein MPVPAPVPAPDALARARLLVAPSLGGGLVRELERITGRDAEPLEDVPPPSDSPLLCVGETLPDALRTHRLLWFHSVNAGTDSLFAGGPWPVPALLTRTVGRMGERMAQYVLAWMLAECQSVPEFTALHARAHWERLPSELVAGQTALIYGTGRIGAAVGRLLGACGVRTVGVARTTRSGPAPGSVRVVPGFDRVIGAAEDTGVLAEARWVISTLPLTGATEGFFGAARFAAVRGATFVNVGRGATVDMGALETALRDGRVRRAVLDVLPEEPAAPGDPVWKLPRTVITSHSSGITTDEDVSVDFSSCWEAVTAGRRPDLTVDAARGY, encoded by the coding sequence CTGCCCGTCCCGGCCCCGGTGCCCGCGCCCGACGCCCTCGCGCGGGCCCGGCTGCTGGTCGCGCCCTCGCTCGGCGGCGGCCTGGTACGGGAACTGGAGCGGATCACCGGGCGGGACGCGGAACCCTTGGAGGACGTCCCGCCGCCCTCCGACAGCCCCCTTCTGTGCGTGGGCGAAACCCTGCCCGACGCGCTGCGGACGCACCGCCTGCTCTGGTTCCACAGCGTCAACGCGGGGACGGATTCGCTGTTCGCCGGCGGCCCCTGGCCCGTCCCGGCACTCCTGACCCGGACCGTGGGCCGGATGGGCGAGCGGATGGCCCAGTACGTTCTCGCCTGGATGCTCGCCGAGTGCCAGTCCGTACCGGAGTTCACCGCCCTGCACGCCCGCGCGCACTGGGAGCGCCTTCCCTCGGAGCTCGTCGCCGGGCAGACCGCCCTGATCTACGGGACCGGCCGCATCGGCGCGGCGGTCGGACGGCTGCTGGGCGCCTGCGGGGTACGCACCGTGGGCGTCGCCCGCACGACGCGGTCCGGGCCCGCGCCGGGCTCCGTCCGGGTGGTGCCGGGCTTCGACCGCGTGATCGGGGCCGCCGAGGACACGGGGGTGCTGGCCGAGGCCCGCTGGGTGATCTCCACGCTCCCGCTGACCGGGGCCACGGAGGGCTTCTTCGGGGCCGCCCGGTTCGCCGCGGTGCGCGGGGCGACGTTCGTCAACGTGGGGCGGGGCGCGACCGTGGACATGGGGGCGCTGGAGACCGCGCTGCGGGACGGCCGGGTGCGGCGGGCGGTGCTGGACGTACTGCCGGAGGAACCGGCCGCGCCCGGCGACCCGGTGTGGAAGCTGCCCCGTACGGTCATCACCTCGCACTCCTCGGGGATCACCACCGACGAGGACGTATCCGTCGACTTCTCCTCCTGTTGGGAGGCCGTGACGGCGGGCCGCCGCCCCGACCTGACGGTGGACGCGGCACGCGGGTACTGA
- a CDS encoding YceI family protein, whose amino-acid sequence MGLRAQVRTRDGWAVQHAVVTVTDMTGAQVLRAAADEDGAVRTDGSLAAGAYTVIVTAVGYAPAASTALVTASGRIEGGQIVLARQGGVELPPPGVWSLDPAHSSVGAVAQHLGISSVHGRFTDFGGRIEIAEDVSRSRVEAVIRAAGIDTGNEMRDRHLRSADFLDVDRYPEIAYRSTALDPAGPDRWTVHGELTMHGVSRPVDLDLSYLGTGPDPWGGVRAAFHATAELRRADFAMNYNQVVQAGISAIGTTLRVELDIQAVQGEALPGQ is encoded by the coding sequence ATGGGACTTCGCGCACAGGTACGGACGCGGGACGGCTGGGCGGTCCAGCACGCCGTCGTCACCGTCACCGACATGACCGGCGCCCAGGTGCTGCGCGCCGCGGCCGACGAGGACGGGGCCGTCCGCACGGACGGTTCCCTGGCGGCCGGCGCGTACACGGTGATCGTCACGGCGGTCGGGTACGCGCCCGCCGCCTCCACCGCCCTCGTCACCGCGAGCGGCCGGATCGAGGGAGGCCAGATCGTGCTGGCCCGGCAGGGCGGGGTGGAGCTGCCACCGCCGGGCGTCTGGTCGCTGGACCCCGCGCACTCCTCGGTCGGTGCGGTCGCCCAGCACCTGGGGATCTCCAGCGTGCACGGCCGCTTCACGGACTTCGGCGGCCGGATCGAGATCGCCGAGGACGTCTCCCGCTCCCGGGTCGAGGCGGTGATCAGGGCGGCCGGCATCGACACCGGCAACGAGATGCGGGACAGGCATCTGCGTTCGGCCGACTTCCTGGACGTGGACCGGTACCCGGAGATCGCCTACCGCTCCACCGCGCTGGACCCGGCGGGCCCCGACCGCTGGACCGTGCACGGCGAGCTGACCATGCACGGCGTCTCGCGCCCCGTCGACCTGGACCTCAGCTACCTCGGTACCGGGCCCGACCCGTGGGGCGGGGTGCGGGCGGCCTTCCACGCCACCGCCGAACTGCGCCGCGCCGACTTCGCGATGAACTACAACCAGGTCGTCCAGGCGGGCATCTCGGCGATCGGCACGACCCTGCGCGTGGAGCTGGACATCCAGGCGGTACAGGGCGAGGCGCTGCCCGGGCAGTGA
- a CDS encoding MFS transporter encodes MATTTPTGVRGGHAKHGGHGSVTASGAPDGTPMTHRQIMEALTGLLLGMFVAILSSTVVSNALPEIISDLGGGQSAYTWVVTASLLAMTATTPLWGKLSDLFSKKLLVQIALIIYVLGSVVAGLSTSSGMLIACRVVQGIGVGGLSALAQIVMAAMIAPRERGRYSGYLGAVFAVATVGGPLLGGVITDTSWMGWRWCFYVGVPFAVIALIVLQKTLKLPVVKREGVKVDWTGAFFISAAVSLLLVWVTFAGDKYDWLSWQTYVMVAGSVLLGLAFVLTESRAAEPIIPLRLFRNRTITLASVASLFVGVAMFAGTVFFSQYFQLARGKSPTMSGVMTIPMIAGLFLSSTISGQIITKTGRWKAWLVSGGFLVTAGLGMLGTIRHDTAYWHVAVFMFVMGLGIGMMMQNLVLATQNQVAPEDLGSASSVVTFFRSLGGAIGVSALGAVLGNRVTHYVKDGIADLGPEGAAFGHGGTGGGGIPDLDKLPEPLRLVMETAYGHGVGDVFLYAAPAALVAFIVTIFIKEVALKSSAANDAPVEPSAAVGTAGAPVPATVGATGAAASEGAAGVTTPAGGADTPAPAHAAALTTLAPHNDTDTDTDTGIEPTDRTDSVHGTSVHGVVRGAEGAPVARAAVTLISLGGRQLGRSVARPDGGYALDAPGSGSYVLIASADGFQPQASTVVVGEEPLAFDILLSGTSGLAGTVKAAESGTPVDGAMVIVTDVRGDVLATGASGPAGEFAFGELIPGSVTVAVNAAGFRPLALPVEIGGQGVTRVEAALRSGALVRGVVRAGSARSPLADARVTLIDAAGNVVATATTGEDGAYAFTDLDAGEYAVIATGYPPVAGSLTVSGPGVDGHDIELAHPGE; translated from the coding sequence ATGGCTACGACCACACCCACCGGTGTGCGGGGCGGCCACGCCAAGCACGGAGGGCACGGGAGCGTCACCGCCTCCGGTGCCCCCGACGGCACGCCGATGACACACCGGCAGATCATGGAGGCGCTGACCGGGCTGCTGCTCGGCATGTTCGTCGCGATCCTGTCGTCGACGGTCGTCTCCAACGCCCTGCCCGAGATCATCTCCGACCTCGGCGGCGGCCAGAGCGCCTACACCTGGGTCGTGACGGCCTCGCTGCTGGCCATGACCGCCACCACCCCGCTCTGGGGCAAGCTCTCGGACCTCTTCAGCAAGAAGCTGCTGGTCCAGATAGCCCTGATCATCTACGTCCTCGGCTCGGTCGTCGCCGGTCTGTCGACCAGCAGCGGCATGCTCATCGCCTGCCGCGTCGTCCAGGGCATCGGCGTCGGCGGCCTCTCCGCCCTCGCACAGATCGTCATGGCCGCGATGATCGCCCCGCGCGAGCGCGGGCGCTACAGCGGCTACCTGGGCGCGGTCTTCGCGGTCGCCACCGTCGGCGGCCCGCTGCTCGGCGGCGTCATCACCGACACCAGCTGGATGGGCTGGCGCTGGTGCTTCTACGTGGGCGTGCCGTTCGCGGTCATCGCGCTGATCGTGCTCCAGAAGACCCTCAAGCTCCCGGTCGTCAAGCGCGAGGGCGTCAAGGTCGACTGGACCGGCGCGTTCTTCATCAGCGCCGCCGTCTCCCTGTTGCTGGTCTGGGTGACCTTCGCGGGCGACAAGTACGACTGGCTGTCGTGGCAGACATACGTGATGGTCGCGGGCTCGGTCCTGCTCGGCCTGGCCTTCGTCCTCACCGAGTCGCGGGCCGCCGAGCCGATCATCCCGCTGCGCCTCTTCCGTAACCGCACCATCACCCTCGCCTCGGTCGCCTCGCTGTTCGTCGGCGTCGCGATGTTCGCGGGCACGGTCTTCTTCAGCCAGTACTTCCAGCTGGCGCGCGGCAAGTCGCCGACGATGTCCGGCGTGATGACCATCCCGATGATCGCGGGGCTCTTCCTCTCCTCGACCATCTCCGGCCAGATCATCACCAAGACAGGGCGCTGGAAGGCGTGGCTGGTCAGCGGCGGCTTCCTGGTCACGGCCGGGCTCGGGATGCTCGGCACGATCCGGCACGACACCGCGTACTGGCACGTCGCGGTCTTCATGTTCGTCATGGGCCTCGGCATCGGCATGATGATGCAGAACCTGGTCCTCGCCACGCAGAACCAGGTCGCTCCCGAGGACCTCGGTTCCGCCAGCTCCGTCGTCACCTTCTTCCGCTCCCTGGGCGGCGCGATCGGCGTCTCGGCGCTCGGCGCGGTCCTGGGCAACCGGGTCACCCACTACGTCAAGGACGGCATCGCCGACCTCGGCCCGGAGGGTGCGGCGTTCGGCCACGGCGGCACCGGCGGCGGGGGCATCCCCGACCTGGACAAGCTGCCCGAGCCCCTGCGCCTGGTCATGGAGACCGCGTACGGGCACGGCGTCGGCGACGTCTTCCTGTACGCCGCTCCGGCCGCGCTCGTCGCCTTCATCGTGACGATCTTCATCAAGGAGGTCGCGTTGAAGAGCAGTGCTGCGAACGACGCCCCCGTCGAGCCCTCGGCCGCCGTCGGGACGGCAGGGGCCCCTGTGCCCGCGACCGTCGGTGCCACCGGGGCCGCGGCCTCCGAGGGCGCGGCGGGTGTCACCACCCCGGCCGGCGGGGCCGACACACCCGCCCCCGCCCACGCGGCGGCCCTCACCACCCTCGCCCCGCACAACGACACCGACACCGACACCGACACCGGGATCGAGCCCACCGACCGCACCGACAGCGTTCACGGCACCTCCGTGCACGGTGTGGTGCGCGGGGCGGAGGGCGCTCCGGTCGCCCGCGCCGCCGTCACCCTGATCTCGCTGGGCGGCCGGCAGCTCGGGCGCTCCGTGGCCCGGCCCGACGGCGGTTACGCCCTGGACGCCCCCGGCTCCGGCAGCTACGTCCTGATCGCCTCCGCCGACGGCTTCCAGCCGCAGGCGTCCACGGTGGTCGTCGGCGAGGAGCCGCTGGCCTTCGACATCCTGCTGTCCGGTACGAGCGGACTGGCCGGAACGGTCAAGGCCGCCGAATCCGGCACCCCCGTCGACGGCGCGATGGTCATCGTGACCGACGTCCGGGGCGACGTGCTGGCCACCGGCGCGTCCGGCCCGGCCGGTGAGTTCGCCTTCGGCGAGCTGATCCCGGGCTCCGTGACCGTCGCGGTCAACGCGGCCGGCTTCCGCCCGCTGGCGCTGCCGGTGGAGATCGGCGGCCAGGGCGTCACCCGCGTCGAGGCCGCGCTGCGGTCCGGTGCGCTGGTCCGGGGCGTCGTGCGGGCCGGGTCCGCCCGGAGCCCGCTGGCCGACGCGCGGGTCACGCTGATCGACGCGGCGGGCAACGTGGTCGCCACCGCGACGACCGGCGAGGACGGGGCGTACGCCTTCACCGACCTGGACGCGGGCGAGTACGCGGTCATCGCGACCGGCTACCCGCCGGTGGCCGGATCGCTGACCGTGAGCGGCCCGGGAGTCGACGGGCACGACATCGAACTCGCCCACCCGGGCGAGTGA
- a CDS encoding MarR family winged helix-turn-helix transcriptional regulator, with product MAARSSYEELARQLSAIGAVKRGLARALPLECPAGSAAVLTLLDRHGEMRISRLAELLSVDMSVTSRHVAHVADRGWIERSPDPADKRSRILRLTPGGHEQLDDLTRRTTEVFAHNLQDWSDDDVGRLIALLSRLRDSFACRGSGGCAPGSHTGECRTRLDDEAHTRTPV from the coding sequence GTGGCCGCACGGAGTAGTTACGAGGAACTGGCCCGGCAGCTCAGCGCCATCGGGGCCGTCAAAAGGGGGCTCGCCCGCGCGCTGCCCCTGGAGTGTCCCGCGGGCTCCGCCGCCGTGCTGACCCTCCTGGACCGGCACGGCGAGATGCGGATCAGCCGGCTCGCCGAACTGCTCTCCGTCGACATGTCGGTGACCAGTCGCCATGTGGCCCATGTGGCCGACCGCGGCTGGATCGAACGGTCTCCGGACCCGGCGGACAAGCGGTCCCGCATCCTGCGGCTGACCCCCGGCGGGCACGAGCAGCTCGACGACCTGACCCGGCGGACCACCGAGGTGTTCGCCCACAACCTCCAGGACTGGTCCGACGACGACGTCGGCCGTCTCATCGCGCTGCTGTCCCGGCTGCGCGACAGCTTCGCCTGTCGCGGATCCGGCGGCTGCGCCCCCGGAAGCCACACCGGCGAGTGCAGGACCCGCCTCGACGACGAGGCTCACACCCGTACACCTGTGTAA
- a CDS encoding RNA polymerase sigma factor SigF: MSEEQGSSKVLTLTKSVPAPAVLTSSPEAIDTRTLSRSLFLRLAALGPASGPEGTDSPERTYVRDTLIELNLPLVRYAAARFRSRNEPMEDIVQVGTIGLIKAIDRFDCERGVEFPTFAMPTVVGEIKRFFRDTSWSVRVPRRLQELRLALTKTSDELAQKLDRSPTVPELARALGVSEEDVVDGLAVGNAYTASSLDSPSPEDDGGEGSLADRLGYEDSALEGVEYRESLKPLLAKLAPRERQIIMLRFFANMTQSQIGEEVGISQMHVSRLLTRTLAQLREGLIAD, encoded by the coding sequence ATGTCCGAAGAACAGGGCAGCTCGAAGGTGCTCACGCTCACGAAGAGCGTGCCGGCACCCGCCGTGCTCACCAGCTCGCCGGAAGCCATCGACACCCGCACGCTGTCCCGCTCCCTGTTCCTGCGGCTCGCCGCGCTCGGCCCCGCCTCGGGCCCCGAGGGAACGGACAGTCCGGAGCGGACCTATGTGCGGGACACACTGATCGAACTGAACCTCCCGCTGGTGCGGTACGCCGCGGCGCGGTTCCGTAGCCGCAACGAACCGATGGAGGACATCGTCCAGGTCGGCACGATCGGCCTGATCAAGGCGATCGACCGGTTCGACTGCGAACGGGGCGTCGAGTTCCCCACGTTCGCGATGCCCACCGTCGTCGGCGAGATCAAACGCTTCTTCCGCGACACCTCCTGGTCCGTGCGGGTCCCCCGCCGCCTCCAGGAGCTGCGGCTCGCCCTGACCAAGACCAGCGACGAGCTCGCGCAGAAGCTCGACCGCTCGCCGACCGTGCCCGAGCTGGCCCGAGCGCTCGGGGTCTCCGAGGAGGACGTGGTCGACGGTCTCGCCGTCGGCAACGCCTACACGGCCTCCTCCCTGGACTCCCCCTCCCCCGAGGACGACGGCGGCGAGGGCTCCCTGGCCGACCGCCTCGGGTACGAGGACTCGGCGCTGGAAGGCGTCGAGTACCGCGAGTCGCTGAAGCCGCTGCTGGCCAAGCTCGCGCCGCGCGAGCGTCAGATCATCATGCTGCGGTTCTTCGCGAACATGACGCAGTCGCAGATCGGCGAGGAGGTCGGCATCTCCCAGATGCACGTCTCCCGGCTGCTGACCCGCACGCTCGCGCAGCTCAGGGAAGGGCTCATCGCGGACTGA